The genomic stretch AATGAATAAGGAATCCGTCTGAAATCGCAGTCGAATTCCTGCGCAAATTTCCGCCTTGCCACCAATGCCGTCTGGCGGGTACAGTTCATAATCGGCATAAGGAATGCGCCATGGCTTCAGACCGCTCCCCCGTCGTTCCAGAGAAACCGCTCCATGAATCCACTCTTCTGAAAGCTGAACATGCTTCATAAGTCAACGCCTCCTCATGCTGTTCAAGCTTGCAATATGCCCCTTATGCTAGTTTACCTTCTCAGTCATTAGCCGACAGAGCCTTCCGCGAAGCTCTCTCCAAGCCATGCACCTTGCTCTACCAATTTCGCTTGAAGCTCAGCAATCAATACATCGCGGGAACCACCGTCGATACGGAGCGCCAACGCTGCCGCCGTGCCTGACGCTTGGCCCATAGCGAAGCAGTTCGGCATCACTCGCAGGGAGCCTTGAACGGCTCGGTCTGATGAAGCGGCCCTGCCCGGCACCCAAATATTATCTAGGCCAAGCGGCAGCAATACACGGTAGGGAACGCCATGGGACTGTCCCGGCGGCAAATGCGTGAACGTCATGTTTCCTTTGCTAGTGGCCATATGGATATCGATATAATAAGCATTCCGCGCGATATCATCCGGAAAGGATCGAGCTTCCATAAAGTCTTCCGCCTTAAGCACATAGTCGCCTTCGATGCGGCGAGTCTCGCGTATGCCAAGTTGCTCTCCGCTTGCTACCATATGCGCCCCCTCGAACCCTGGCACGTAGTCGCGGAAGAACCGAAGCTGGCGTTCTGCCAGGCGGCGCCCTTCAATTGCACCCCGCGTCAAGTCCTCTGCCTTCGTACCGTCGATGCCGAATACATGGCCAAAATTGACACCGACAAGATAGTCGCTAACCCATGCCAGACCGGAGATCGACTTGCGGCCTTCCGGAAGCGCTCCTTCCTCAATTGCACGTTCCACCGTTTGATGAAGCTGACCCGAATCTCCGGACTCCTCCAAAAACGTTGCAAAGCTCTTCCGGTCAACGTTCGCCAGCAAATAACACATGCTGCCGGGCTGCAGTTCTCCCTGCTCTCCACCCTTCTGAAACGGAGCCCCAGCCATCGCAGCAATATCCGCGTCTCCTGTCGCATCGATAATATAGCTGCACCGGACAAGTGAACGACCGCTCTTATTCACGACCACAACACCGTCTACGCGGCGATTATTGGCTGACATTAGCACTTCACTAACGAATGTATGATAGAGCAGCTCCACGCCTTGCTCTAGCAGCGCATCGTCGTATACTCGCTTCAAAACCTCAGGATCGATCGGCACCCAGTCCAATGTATCCTCATATTCACGCTGGAAATCCTCCTTGCAAGCACGTTTCATTCGCTCCATTAAAGCCATTCCGACGCCGCGAATAATCGGCTTTTCTTTATCCGTAAAAGGACAGAAGGCAGGAACGAGAGAAACGGTTCCCATGCCTCCGAGAAATCCTCTCTGCTCAATTAATAGTGTTCTCGCGCCATTTGCTGCGGCGCTAATTGCCGCTCCGATACCCGAGGCTCCGCCGCCGATAACGACCACATCCACCTCTCGGGATACAGGAATTGGCTTCACCGGCAGTGTAACGTATGAACCGCTGTTCATATACGATTCCCTCCTTCTTGCTCTTCGGCTCCCTCTAAACAAAGCTTCAGCAAATCATCCACATCAGCCGTTGCCAAACACTCTACGGTGTCCGCCGACCCGTAATAAATTTTCACCTCGCCCGTTTCCTCTAGTATCATTCCTCCAGGGAAAATGACATCGTTTCGGAAACCGCCCTCCGTTTCATAAGATGCTTCTGGCGCAATGAGAGGTGACTTCGACATGCCGATGATTCGGCTTGGGTCTTCCTTATCCAGCAGCATAATTCCCGCTGTATATCGCTTCTGCCAGCGATCCTCCCAGCCGTTCTTGCCGCGGCTGCGGTCAATGTCCACCGCGTGGAAGGTAGTGAGGTAGCCCTTATCCGTCTTAATCGGCGGCGCGCCTGGTCCAACCTTATCGTTAGCAAACGGAACCTGCTCCACCGACAGCAGCAGCTTGGAATTCCCCCAATATGCAAGATCCGGCGACTCACTCATCCAAGTATCAAAGCGATCCATACCTCCGCGGCTATACACCGGCATAGGTCTTTCCAAGCGGACATATCGGCCGCCAATTCGATCGGGAAACAGCACCATATTGCGGTTATCAGGTACGCTCAAGCTGAGTACATCGAATTTCGCGAAGTCGTCCGTCACAGCGATCCCCCCGCGCAGACCATGCTTCGTATCTACCGCGAAACACATATAGCAGCGTCCTTCAATCACGGTCAGTCGAGGGTCATATACACGAATGACCTCTTCATCATTCCAAATCCAGCATGGGGCCGGCTGAGGCTTCCAGTTCACGCCATCATCGCTGTACGCAAGCCCCAGATTTGTCGTGCTATGCGGCTCAATCGTCCCCTTCTGCGCGTCTCCGTAATCATTTCGGAAAACCATGACGTACTGGCCTTGAAACTTCGTTACGCCCGCGTTGAATACCATCGCTGGATGATATGGCACATCCTTTGGCGACAGCACCGGATTCAGCGGGTGCCTGTGAAGAATAGAACTAGATGTCAATTCGCCTATCGTCTTGTCAGTCATGGAATATGTCCTCCTTAAGTTTGCCCCTATGCTG from Paenibacillus sp. FSL H8-0548 encodes the following:
- a CDS encoding FAD-dependent oxidoreductase → MNSGSYVTLPVKPIPVSREVDVVVIGGGASGIGAAISAAANGARTLLIEQRGFLGGMGTVSLVPAFCPFTDKEKPIIRGVGMALMERMKRACKEDFQREYEDTLDWVPIDPEVLKRVYDDALLEQGVELLYHTFVSEVLMSANNRRVDGVVVVNKSGRSLVRCSYIIDATGDADIAAMAGAPFQKGGEQGELQPGSMCYLLANVDRKSFATFLEESGDSGQLHQTVERAIEEGALPEGRKSISGLAWVSDYLVGVNFGHVFGIDGTKAEDLTRGAIEGRRLAERQLRFFRDYVPGFEGAHMVASGEQLGIRETRRIEGDYVLKAEDFMEARSFPDDIARNAYYIDIHMATSKGNMTFTHLPPGQSHGVPYRVLLPLGLDNIWVPGRAASSDRAVQGSLRVMPNCFAMGQASGTAAALALRIDGGSRDVLIAELQAKLVEQGAWLGESFAEGSVG
- a CDS encoding glycoside hydrolase family 130 protein, which codes for MTDKTIGELTSSSILHRHPLNPVLSPKDVPYHPAMVFNAGVTKFQGQYVMVFRNDYGDAQKGTIEPHSTTNLGLAYSDDGVNWKPQPAPCWIWNDEEVIRVYDPRLTVIEGRCYMCFAVDTKHGLRGGIAVTDDFAKFDVLSLSVPDNRNMVLFPDRIGGRYVRLERPMPVYSRGGMDRFDTWMSESPDLAYWGNSKLLLSVEQVPFANDKVGPGAPPIKTDKGYLTTFHAVDIDRSRGKNGWEDRWQKRYTAGIMLLDKEDPSRIIGMSKSPLIAPEASYETEGGFRNDVIFPGGMILEETGEVKIYYGSADTVECLATADVDDLLKLCLEGAEEQEGGNRI